A segment of the Parasphingopyxis algicola genome:
GCCGCCCGTGCTCAGCCTGCTGGCGCTCGAAAGCGGCATCGACCTGTTCGCCGATATCGACATGGGCGACGTCGCGGCGAAATCGACCGCGCTATTCAACCTGTTCGCAGCGCGCATCGAGGAGCGCTGCAGCGGTCACGGGCTGGAACTGGTCACGCCGCGCGACGCCGCCCATCGCGGCAGCCATATCTCGTATCGCCATCCCGACGGCTGGCCAATCAGCCAGGCGCTGATCGAGCGCGGCGTGATCGGCGACTTCCGTGCCCCCGACATTCTCCGTTTCGGCCTGACACCGCTCTATCTGCGCTTCGAGGATGTCTGGCAGGCGGTCGAGATATTGGGCGATATCCTCGACAGCGGCGTCTGGCGCGAGGAGCGGTTCGCGGAAAAAGCCGCCGTCACCTAGGCGGCCGCGCGTTCCAGCACGACCGTCTCCTCGCCCTTGAACGGCACGCGCCGGGTTTCCGCAAACCGGAATTTCCGAGCCAGCGCCAGCGACGGCGCATTGTCGGGCGAGATGATGCAGCAATAGCCGCGATGGGGCAGATTGGCGTCTGCCCATTCCAGCGCCGCCGTCAGCGCCTCGCTAGCATAGCCTTTTCCGTGCGCCCATTTGTCGAACACCCAGGCGCCCTCCGGCACATCGGGCAGCGGCGGTTCGATGGCGCGCTGGAAATTGCCGAAGCCGAGATTGCCGGCGATCCGTCCGCTCGCCTTCTCCTCGACCATCCACATGCCATAGCCAAGCAGCGCCCAGAAACCGGGTGCCCGGGTGAACTTTTCCCACGCCGCCGCACGGTCCGCGACCACTCCGCCGATGAAATGGCCGACATCGGGATTGGAGAGCATCTCGGTGAACGCCTCGAAATCCTCGAGGCGGAATTCGCGCAGGATCAGCCGTTCGGTTTCGATGCGCGGCGCGACGATCGCCCTGTCGGTCATGTTCGGCCTCCCTCGTCCGCTGCCTTAGCGGGCCTGCAGCGCCGGTCCAAAGAAAAACCCGCACCGGCCGAGGGGATGGCCGATGCGGGTCGAGGTCCAAATCGCGAAAGGTTCAGGAGATCGCGATTCAGGGGAGAGGGTTGGTCGGGTTACGCGGCCCGGCGGCTCTCGTCGCGGTTTTCGCGGAGCCAGGCCAGGACATTGTCCGGCGTCGATTCGACATAGGGATCTTCGTCCGTGCCGTCGTCGTTGATGCCGGGCTCTTCGAACCAGGCGACGATCTCGCCATCTTCGACGACCATCGCATAACGCCAGCTGCGATCGCCGAAGCCGAGATGATCCTTGTTGATCAACATACCAATG
Coding sequences within it:
- a CDS encoding GNAT family N-acetyltransferase — translated: MTDRAIVAPRIETERLILREFRLEDFEAFTEMLSNPDVGHFIGGVVADRAAAWEKFTRAPGFWALLGYGMWMVEEKASGRIAGNLGFGNFQRAIEPPLPDVPEGAWVFDKWAHGKGYASEALTAALEWADANLPHRGYCCIISPDNAPSLALARKFRFAETRRVPFKGEETVVLERAAA